The Coffea eugenioides isolate CCC68of unplaced genomic scaffold, Ceug_1.0 ScVebR1_6;HRSCAF=26, whole genome shotgun sequence genomic interval CTCCTCCTTAGACTTAGACTCAGCGTCGTTGCCATGATACCCCAAGAAAATGGAGCCGGGCTTTGACTCAAAGTCTTTCATAAGAGGCTTAGACTTAGACTCAGCTTCGTTGCCATGATACCCCCAGAAAATAGAGCCGGGCTTCAACTCAAAGTCTTTCATAAGAGGCTTAGACTTAGACTCAGCTTTGTTGCCATGATACCCCCAGAAAATAGAGCCGGGCTTCGACTCAAAGTCTTTCATAT includes:
- the LOC113758774 gene encoding uncharacterized protein LOC113758774, which produces MKDFESKPGSIFWGYHGNKAESKSKPLMKDFELKPGSIFWGYHGNEAESKSKPLMKDFESKPGSIFLGYHGNDAESKSKEEKPLMKDFESKPGSIFWGYQGNDAESKEEKPLVKDN